The following are encoded together in the Diabrotica undecimpunctata isolate CICGRU chromosome 7, icDiaUnde3, whole genome shotgun sequence genome:
- the LOC140447014 gene encoding uncharacterized protein, with the protein MNTLFVAIFATLAVAASAGGIGPIGIGGLGLGLGGLGLGGHGIGLAGPVGLGLGVPAVGIGAPLGLGLGLGHGIRVAAVPAVRVVEASGVVTGAGAAGPSGVVTGAGAVGPSGIVTGAGAVGPTGPNGKGVAIAAPLALAAPAVAVAPAAVGVVGAPALGLGLGRVGLGLGHGLGGIAGIGGLGLGVGHGVGLGLGLGHGVRAW; encoded by the exons ATGAACACTCTG tttGTAGCCATCTTTGCCACTTTGGCTGTAGCTGCCAGTGCAGGAGGAATTGGACCTATTGGAATTGGAGGACTAGGTCTTGGACTTGGAGGACTAGGTCTTGGAG GTCACGGAATCGGTTTAGCTGGTCCCGTTGGTCTTGGTCTTGGAGTACCAGCCGTAGGAATCGGTGCTCCTCTTGGTTTGGGACTGGGACTTGGACATGGAATCAGAGTAGCCGCCGTACCCGCTGTCAGAGTAGTTGAAGCTTCTGGAGTAGTCACTGGAGCTGGAGCCGCTGGACCATCTGGCGTCGTTACTGGAGCTGGTGCTGTTGGACCTTCAG GAATTGTTACTGGGGCTGGAGCTGTAGGACCCACCGGTCCCAATGGCAAAGGAGTCGCCATTGCTGCCCCTCTCGCCCTTGCCGCTCCAGCTGTAGCTGTAGCCCCTGCAGCCGTCGGTGTTGTTGGTGCACCCGCCCTTGGTTTAGGTCTCGGTAGAGTCGGACTTGGTCTTGGACACGGACTCGGTGGCATCGCCGGTATTGGAGGACTCGGGCTTGGAGTTGGTCACGGAGTCGGACTCGGGCTCGGACTCGGTCACGGAGTTAGAGCTTGGTAA